The segment CTTTGTATTTTTCAAAAACTATGCTGTTTGTACCACCAAAATCAAAATCACCAGCTATTACATGCTCCACTACACTATTGTGGCTATTTAAATATGCAAATTTCTCATCAGTTAATTGTTTGCCTGTAACTTTTTGATATATATAATTTACAGATAGAAACCCACATGTTGCATAAGGGCTTACAAGTGCATACCTCTTCCCCATAAGATTTTTAATATTAAAGTGACTTTCTCCAGATTTGAAAAGCACACATCTATATTTACTTCCTGCAGGAGAAACATTTATGGCATAGAGAGGGTGAATGTCATTATTCTTCTGCTTTGTCATTACGTAGGTTAAAGGGCACAAATAGGCTATATGAATCTGATTGTTTCCCACCATATTTATCAGTTCATCATATCTATCAGCATATTTAAATACCACCTTTTCCCCTATCTCTTTTTCAAGAAGAACCATAAAAGGTTTCCATTTTTCATACTCCCTATCCTTTGTTTCCATCTGAATTGGAGAAAAACTTATCTCAGAAAAGGTTAACATCGGTACAAAGAGTATCATAACAATAATGAACAAAAAATGCCTGGCTACCATTTAAAAAGCCTCCAAATTGTGTATATTTCTTTTTTTAAATTATAATATTTGATTTTTTTTATCAATAGAAAATTATCTCGTATACAAATATCGGTTGATAATTTCCTTTTCTCGTTTTATAATAATTTCAAAAAGGGATCTGTATATGAGAAGATTGTTAATAATTTTATTCCTGTTTGTGCCACTAACAATACTGTCCAAAGAACAATACATCTATTCCGCAGTTTCTCTTGGTAATCATGAATCCACCATAGCACAACATAAGCCATTGTTGGATTATATTTCAGATAGATTGAATAAAAAAATAAAAATAGCATACTATGAAAACCACAGAGAGCTTGTGGAGATGTTTATAAAAAAAGATGTGGATATAGCCTACCTTGGTCCCGTCCCTTTTATAGCACTGAAAAGGAAGTATATCAATTTCGAACCATTAGTTTTGGTAAAAGAGAAAGATGGGAATAGCTCCTACAGGTGTGTGCTTTTTGCACCCATTGATGAATCTGATCCGTTAAAAAAGATCAAAAACATAGCCATGACAAATCCTCTATCCACCTGTGGATATACATTTGTCTATTCAGCGCTTAAGAAAGAAGGTATTGATCTTGAGTCCATACCATATAGTTACATTGGAAACCATGAAGAAGTTGCAAAAAAAGTGATTGCAGGATTATATAATGTCGGTGCTACAAAGGAGGATATCTTTGAAAAATACAAAAATCTGGGGCTAAAATCGGTCATTATTTCTGATGAACTACCAGCCTTTATAATAGTGGCGAATAAAAAAACTATGACCCAAAATGATATCAATCTTATCAGGAATTCATTGTTAAATATACCAAAAGACAAATTGTCGATTTTAAAAACAGGCAAATATGGATTTGATCGCTATGATGAATCAAAATATATTAACTTTGAAAAGTTACTTGATAACAACATATTAAAGAGAATATATGAATAAAATAAGAAAAAGAACCCTCACCTTCATAGTATCATTTTTGATTCTTTTCACCCCTCTTTCAGTGATGTTATTTTACAATCATAAAAGAACAGTTGAAATATTCTTCAATAACAATGTCCATTTACAGGAAGTTGTCTGGAGATCTGTAACCATTGCCCATAATAATGCAGCCGACTCATATTTTGAAACCTATGTAATGAATACTGACGTTTTGCAAATCTTAAAAGAGTACAAAAATGCTGACCCAAAAAAACGAGATCTACTAAGATTAAAACTTTACCGACTGCTATACCCCAAGTATGAAATTCTTAAGAAAAAAGGTGTGAGACAGTTTCATTTCCACACCACAAATGCTGAGAGCATCCTGCGTATGCACGCCCCTGATAAGTTTGGTGATAGTTTAAAAATCGAACGACCTGACGTCTGGTTGGCCAACAAAAATCTTCAGATAGTAAGAACTTTTGAGTCGGGAAAGGTTGTGTCTGGTTTTAGGAATGTATATCCTATAATATGGACAGATGAGCATTTGGGAAGTGTGGAGGTATCTTTTTCATTTGAATCATTAAGACAGATGCTGGCTGACCTTTTTGAAAATAGAGAATTTATCGCTTTGATTAAAAAAGATAATCTCAATAAACTATTTGATGAACAAAAAGGTTTATACAAAGAATTTATACCTGGCTGGTTGGAAGAAGATCCCGACAGAGAGCTTTACGACACATTGAAAGCTATCCCTGCCGAGTATAGAAAGGCTCTTGAATTTGCCAGGAAAGATAAAGATTTTATCAAACTCTTAAATCAAAAAAGCTCTGGTGGTACATATTTTAAATACAAAGGTAAAAACTACCTGATTTTAAAAACTGTCATCTTTGATACATATCAAACCCCTACCGCATTAATAATCTCTATATCTAAGTCAGAGGAATTGGACAATATTTTAAAAAAATTTAGATTGGATTTTTTAAGTCTGGTGTCACTGATATTTTTACTATCCACACTAATTACGATACTGAGTGGTAAAAATGAAAAGGTATTGGAAAGGGAGCAATTTATAGAAAATATCCTATCCACTATTCATACAGGGCTTTATATTATAAACCAGGATGGCAATACCATAAGAATAAATGAATCCCTGACCCGCATTCTGGGCTACACAGAAGAAGATCTCCTT is part of the Calditerrivibrio nitroreducens DSM 19672 genome and harbors:
- a CDS encoding PhnD/SsuA/transferrin family substrate-binding protein, producing the protein MRRLLIILFLFVPLTILSKEQYIYSAVSLGNHESTIAQHKPLLDYISDRLNKKIKIAYYENHRELVEMFIKKDVDIAYLGPVPFIALKRKYINFEPLVLVKEKDGNSSYRCVLFAPIDESDPLKKIKNIAMTNPLSTCGYTFVYSALKKEGIDLESIPYSYIGNHEEVAKKVIAGLYNVGATKEDIFEKYKNLGLKSVIISDELPAFIIVANKKTMTQNDINLIRNSLLNIPKDKLSILKTGKYGFDRYDESKYINFEKLLDNNILKRIYE
- a CDS encoding PhnD/SsuA/transferrin family substrate-binding protein codes for the protein MILFVPMLTFSEISFSPIQMETKDREYEKWKPFMVLLEKEIGEKVVFKYADRYDELINMVGNNQIHIAYLCPLTYVMTKQKNNDIHPLYAINVSPAGSKYRCVLFKSGESHFNIKNLMGKRYALVSPYATCGFLSVNYIYQKVTGKQLTDEKFAYLNSHNSVVEHVIAGDFDFGGTNSIVFEKYKVLGIEKIDETEDLPGFVIVANRKLLGEQKFNRLKSIIKNIFEYEEIKKISPYGISPATDMDYDIIRKMMPVKIPLVGNISAQGLR